GGTTGATCGCTGGTAAATACGGAGCTACCGGCTCTTAACTGGCGTAACGCAAGAAAATTGGTTTGGCTCGTGCCCATCAAGATGCAAGATATGCAGTTCCATGATGACACGCTTCGCCAACCAGCGCGGTCTTTGCATGGTTCCACATGGACTACTGCAATCGTTGTAAGAGTGCCTTTGGCTGAGGTGAAGCGACGGAATTTGACACCCGCTCTTGCAGGACTCCCATCCCCTACCAACTGCTTGCTTTAAGAAACTACAAGGATTTGGCGGGCAAAGCCTCAAGGCAGCAGCGCAACTTCTCCCTCAGTTCCTGTTGGACATCGGGGTTGGACAAGCCTGTAGTGCCATCGCATGCAACCAGATTTTGCAAACAGGAGTCTGGCCAACCTTCCAAATCGTCATCGAGAGCTATCCACTGCCGGGGTTTTCTGCGCTGAGCGTCTTGTTGAACTTGCACCCCCCGGGGGGTGGAGCGGAACATGGACAGGTTCCAGGGGTCCACACCATGCACACGCCCGTGGTACGTTCCACCAATAAACCGAACACGCAAGGAGGCCGGAAGGCGTTTTAGGGTTGCGCTGTATCCGGGACGGATGCACCAGGTGCTACTGAGTACCAAAGCGACTGTTGGGTAAGGTTCAAGAACCGACTCCAGGATAGGAACCCATTCGAAAAGAGCATGTCCTACAGCCTCATACGGGCTCATGTAGATACCCTTGCTGGGATGCCAGAGTACTTTTTCGTGGTGGACCACACCATCAAGGTCCAAATACAGAACGACGTCCGCACTGCGCGGAGTAGATGCCGGGAGATATGGGGAATTCTGGCCAGGGGGCATTGCCGTAGGGGTTTTGCTTGGTGCTATTTGGTCTTCGGGGACGACGGGATGGCCAGAGCGAGCTCAGGTCATTCAAACTAACTCCCTCGGGATGATGGTGCGATCCCCGGTGTTAAGCGGCAGATTTTGGCCTTGGCCGATGGTTGGTCAGATGGAAAGGCTCCATTGGTCACGTTGCTAGCAATGATGGTCAAGGTGCTGAAAACACTGTACTCGCTGGCAAACCAGCACCCTGACCACCATTACATCGCTTGCATCCGCTTTGCGGCGCGAAGCTTCCGCATGGATTCTCCCTTTAGCTGCAG
This genomic interval from Chitinivorax sp. PXF-14 contains the following:
- a CDS encoding HAD domain-containing protein, whose protein sequence is MPPGQNSPYLPASTPRSADVVLYLDLDGVVHHEKVLWHPSKGIYMSPYEAVGHALFEWVPILESVLEPYPTVALVLSSTWCIRPGYSATLKRLPASLRVRFIGGTYHGRVHGVDPWNLSMFRSTPRGVQVQQDAQRRKPRQWIALDDDLEGWPDSCLQNLVACDGTTGLSNPDVQQELREKLRCCLEALPAKSL